AGGTGGCCATCTGGCTCCTGCTCGGCGGTTTGCTGGGACTCGCCCTGCTGCTGGTGTTCCTGTTCTGGCCGTGGGAGTACCAGCCCGAGGGCTCGTCGGGCAACCTGGTGTATTCGCTGGCGACTCCCCTGTACGGCCTGACCTTCGGCGGGTCGGTGCTGTGCATCGCGATCGGCGCCGTGCTTTTCCAGAAAAAGTTCATCCCGGAAGAGATTTCGATCCAGGATCGTCACTACGGCGGCTCCGGGTCGGACGAGATCGACCGTAAGACGGTCGCCGCCAACCTGGACGACGCGTTCCAAGGGACGACGCTGCGCCGCCGCAAATTGATCGGGTTGTCCCTCGGCGCAAGCCTGGGCGCATTCGGTTTGGGCACCCTGGTGGCGTTTGCCGGCGGTCTGATCAAAAACCCGTGGAAGCCGGTCGTGGAGACCGCCGACGGCAAGAAGGCCGTGCTGTGGACCTCGGGTTGGACCCCCCGCTATCACGGCGAGACGATTTACCTCGCGAGGGCCACCGGCGAGACCTCAGGTGCGCCGTTCGTCAAAATCCGCCCCGAGGACATCGACGCCGGTGGCATGGAGACGG
This genomic stretch from Mycobacterium paraterrae harbors:
- the qcrA gene encoding cytochrome bc1 complex Rieske iron-sulfur subunit, whose protein sequence is MSDEHTGTQPTEDELNAMSKEDLVRLGGRLDGVETVFKEPRWPVEGTKAEKRAERQVAIWLLLGGLLGLALLLVFLFWPWEYQPEGSSGNLVYSLATPLYGLTFGGSVLCIAIGAVLFQKKFIPEEISIQDRHYGGSGSDEIDRKTVAANLDDAFQGTTLRRRKLIGLSLGASLGAFGLGTLVAFAGGLIKNPWKPVVETADGKKAVLWTSGWTPRYHGETIYLARATGETSGAPFVKIRPEDIDAGGMETVFPWRESDGDGTTVESHEKLTLILSAVRNPVMLIRIKSADLPKVVKRKGQESFNFGELFAYTKVCSHLGCPASLYEQQDYRILCPCHQSQFDALHYAKPIFGPAARALAQLPITIDADGYLVANGDFIEPVGPAFWERTTT